The genomic DNA TGCTCGATGTAGCGTGCGCCCACGGCACGCTTGAACACGATATCCTTGTACTCGCCGCGGCCGATCTCCAGCACATGCCGGCCACCCTCCACGTGGATGGCTTCGGCCGTGTAGATCGGCCCGTTCCACAGATTGCGGCCCTGCGCGCGCGCCTTGGCCTGCCAGGCCTCTTCCCGTGCCGCGAGATAGGCGGGGCTCGGCTCGAAAGCTTGTGCGGCTTGCCGGATCTCGACGGCCGCTGTCCCCGGCTCAGGCAAGTACGCCCACGGTTGCCCCACCACGAGTGGCTTGGGGTCTGCGGCCGACTTCAGCAGGGGTGCCCGCTGATCATTCATTGCTAAGTCCTCCGATAGGCGTGCGTCGTCCCGGCCAGCGGCAGCTGGACGCATCAGGGTAAAACGATGGGGGCGGCGAACCGCGCAGGCGCGTTACCGGCCGGGGTCAATCGGCATAGGCAGCCAATTCCTCGGCAAGGCGCTCCGTTGCGGACGTATCGCTGATCATCTTCTTCCTGGCCGCTTCGGCGCTGCAGTCGGCGATGATCGCGCTGGCCTCGGCGACGCCGGCGCGCTCGAGCACGGCCTGCCAGACCGAGAAGTCCTGGCCGGCGAACAGTGCCAGCGCCTCGGGCAGCACTTGCAGGAAGAACGCCCGCTGTTCGGCGTTCAGGCCCTGGAACACGCTCTTCGTGATCTCGACGAAGATCTTGTTGTGGGAGTACTCGTCCTTGTTGTGCAGCTTGCAGATGTAGGTGTGGGCCGGCTGGATCGACGTGTCGTTGGCCAGCATGTCCAGGTAGCCGTTGATGGTCATCTCCGACACCGCCGCCCAGATCAGGCACAGCAGCTCTTTCTGCCAGTCCGCGGCACCTTCCTGCAGCCGCACGAGACCGACATAGATCAACGAGGGCGGGAACTGCACGGGCTGGTCGATCCCGCGCAACGCCATGGTCTTGTGCATGGCCAGCTCGTGCAGCATCAGATGGTATTGCTCATCGATCTGCGTCTGCTGCAGGGCCTGGCGCACATGCAGCTGCTCGGCACCGGGCAGCTCGCCGCGCAGGATCATGCCGATTGCCGGATTCGTCACCGTTTCCTCGATGTGGATGACACGACGGTTATAGGCCAGCCATGCGAGCGTCAGGATGTCGTTCTGCTTTTCCGCGCTGAGCCGCACGAAAGCCGGGTGATCGCGAAACGGCAGCAGCGCCAACGGGTAGTCGGGCAGGGCCGGATCGTAGCTGTCGGCGACGTCGTCCAATGTTCCATGCCGTACGCCGGCACGCTTTGGCCACGAATAGACGAGTCGCTGCACGAGGTTATAGTCAACAAACATAATATCCCTGGACTGGAGTATGTAACGTAGTCGTCATGAAGTGAATCCGGCCACCAAACTTTCACGCATAACGTTATGCTTTTTTCGGTATATATAAATTTATATTATTTCGACCAAATGTTGTCAAATAATATTTTTCGCTACTGTCAGACTTAACAGCTGTTGTATTAATTAAACATTATTTGATTTCCAGCGTAATTCGCGCAACGGTTCGATTACGCATGGACGAGGTTTGCCGCAAACTTCCTTCAGCGCTGAAATACTCACTGCTGAGTATTGTATTTTCGTGCAGCATATTGCTGATTGATAGTCTCAGCTGATTGCCATTGTGGAAGCGCCAGGAGCCATAAGCGTCGAGTATTCGACGCGCATTGCTGTCGATGCGCTGCGTGCGCGACAGGCGCACCGGGCCACCCTGTTGCCAGCTGAAACTGCTACCCAGTCGCCACGGTTGCCCAGGGGGCCCGTAGTCCAGGCCGAACAGGGCGCTGGCAGGGGTCTGCTTGTCGAGCCGGTTGTGTGGCCCGGGTACCGACCGTACTTCCGACCAGTTGCGCGCCAGGTTGAGCCTGACATCCAGCGCCGGCCACTGTGGCGCAAGCTTGGCAAGGTTGGCCTTGCCCTCGAATTCGACGCCTGCGACCCGGGCGTCGCCGGCGTTGACGGGCCTGGACAGCCAGACGTCGTTCTGGCTAGAAAGTTCCTGTACGATAACGTTTTTGATGTCGCGTACGTTGCCGCTCACACTGACGAGCCCGGCATCGCCCAGGTAATGCTCGTACGCAACGTCCGCGCCCCAGGCCAGTTCCGGCAGCAGCGCCGGATTGCCCTGCAAGTCGGGCGTGGTTGCCGTGTTGTCCGTCGCCACATACCGGCGCGGCATCAAGTCGCGCGTGTTGGGCGCCTTGTAAGTGCGGCTCAGGCCGACACGGACCTGGTCGCTCTTGGAATCCGGCAACTTCCACACGAGTTGCAAAACCGGGCTGAACACGCTGGAGCGATTCCGCACGCCCACGATCGAGGTGCCGGTGGTGTCGGTTCTCAGCCCCTCCCAGCGCAGCCCCGCATAGATGGAAGAGCGCTGGGTGAAGTCCCATTCATCCTGGGCAAACAAGGCCAGACGCGTTACCTCGGCCTCGTAGCGATCCGCGACAGTCAGTGCCGGATACCCTGCGGGGGCCCGCTGGCGCTGGTCACGTTCCTCGTCGCGCTGGCTCGATTGCACGTCCCAGCCCAGCGCGACCGCATGCCCGGCGCGCCATGGCGTGCGGTACTTGCCTGCCAATGTCCAGCTGACGTCGCTGAATTCGGACAGCGTGCGTTCGTCCAGCACATTGCCGCCGCCGCTGTCGAACGCATCGAACTTGGCGCGGGACTTGCGGTGGTTGTAGTTATTGACCAGCTTCACGTCCAGCACGGCGTCTTGCGGCAGGCGATGCGACCAGTTCCATGCCGTGCGGGCCAGGACGGTATCCATGTTCAGGCGAAGAATGTCGCTGGCGTACAACGGCGCCTTGCCGAACGCGGCAGAACGCTCCTCATCCGTGCCGGCATGCACGCCCCGCCATTGGTACAGCCCGTCGAGCGCCATGCTGTCGCCGTTGCCGAGCTTCCAGTTCAGGCGCGGCGTCAGGCTGGCCGTGCGCCCGGTGCCGGTCTCGCGTTTGTCGGTCCGGCGCGCCATGGTCGGGGCGCCGGCCGGGTCGTAGGCTTGCTGGTCGATCAGGAAAGGCCAGGTGTTCTCGTCGCGGCTCAATCCGCCCTGCAGCACATAGGAAAAGTCATCGCGCTTGTCGGAATGCATCGCATCCAGATAGACGGAAGGGTTGCCGCCATACCCGGCCAGGCTGGCCTTTAGCTCGCTCTGCGCCTTGCGTGCGACCTGCTTCAGGATCAGGTTGATGCTCCCCGCCATCGCCTGCGCGCTCGCGTCGGCGGTCGCCACGCGTGACACCTCGATGCGTTCGATGGCGCTCGGTGGGATGCTGTCCAGGGAGAAACCCGGCGCGGCCGGCTCGCCGTTGATCAAGATTTGCGTGTACCCGGCGCCAAGGCCGCGCATCCGCACTTCGCTACCCCGCCCCTGCCCGTCCACGACGGTCACGCCGGGAACGCGCCGCAACACATCGACCAGGGCGTTGTCGCCAAATCGCAACATTTCCTCGCGGGTCACAATAGCTTTCGCCACCGTTGCTTCGCGCCGTCCCGCGTCCGCCGAGCCGGTCACTTGCACGACCGCCATTTCCTTCTCGCTCGACTGCGCATATGCCGAATCGGCAATCATAAAACTCAAGGTGCAATAGATCACCCGCCTCTGCAATTGAGAGGAAGCCCCATATTTCATTAACATATATTTGCAAAACGCATTTAATTATTAAAAATAATACTATCGAGTCCGCAACATCTTGGCAAGCTGCGAAATTTTTATTTTTGCAACCTTGCATATCCCCACGCTCCAGTGCAATATGCGTTTTCAGTGTTTGCTTATTACTCCGGTAGCTCTTCGTAAAGTTAACGACAATGACATTGAAGCCATCCGCCAATCTTGCTGGCGCATCTATTCCTGATACCACTCTGCAACGTTTATTTGAATCCGCCGCCAGGCAGTTCGGCGGCGGCTGCGCAATAAGGCAGGGCGAGCATGCGCTCAGCTATGCCGATCTGAACACGCGCGCAAACCAGCTGGCCCACTACCTGATCGGCCAGGGCGTGGCCCGCGATCAGCTCGTGGCGATCCACCTGGAGCGCTCCATCGAACTGGTGGTGACGGTCCTGGCGGTGCTGAAGACGGGGCGGCCTACCTGCCATTGACGATGGACCAACCGGCCGAGCGCCTCGCCTACATGGCGGGCGATGCCGGCGCGCGTTACTGCATCACGCGCGCCGACCTACCGCCCGGTACCGGCCAGGTCATCCATCCCGGCAAGCTGGGTGCGGCGATCGCCGCCCAGCCCGACAACGACCCGGGCGTGCCCAGCCATCCGCAGGACATCGCCTACTGCATCTACACCTCCGGATCGACAGGGCAGCCGAAAGGCGTGCTGGTCCCGCACGCAGGCATTCCAGCGCTGCACGCTGCGCAAGCGGCATGGTTCGGTGCCGCGCCGGGCGACCGCGTGTACCAGTTCGCGTCGTTCGGCTTCGATGCCTTCGTGTTCGACCTGGTGATGGCCTTCGGCGTCGGCGCCACGCTCGTGCTGCGCGAAGCCGAGCCGGGCGAGGCGATGGTCGACGAGATGACAGCGCAGGGCGTCACCCATGCGACGCTGCCGCCAGCACTGCTGGCGCGCGTCAGCCTGGCGCGGGTCGGCAGCCTGCGGCGCGTCATCTCGGCGGGCGAAGCATGCAAGCGTGGCCTGCTGGCCGCGCTGCCGCCAGGATGTGTCCTGGTCAATGCCTACGGCCCGACGGAAGCGACGATCTGGGCCACCAGCTTCGTGGTCGACGAGGCGCTCGATCCGGCCGCGGATGCGCCGATCGGCGCGGCAGTGGGAGCGACCCGGGTCTACATCCTGGATCGCCATCTGCGACAGACTGCTCCGGGCGAGCCGGGCGAAATCTACCTGGCAGGGCCGGGCCTGGCGCGCGGCTACCTGCATCGCCCCGAGCTGACGGCCGAGCGCTTCCTGCCCGATCCCTACGGGGCGCCGGGCACGCGCATGTATGGCACCGGCGACCTCGGTCGTTACCGCTGCGACGGCCAGATCGAGTTCATCGGCCGCGTCGACCATCAGGTCAAGATCCGCGGCTTCCGCATCGAATTGGGCGAAATCGAAAGCGCCCTGCTGCGCTGCGAGGGCGTGCGCGAAGCCGTGGTGCTGGCGCGCGCCGAAGCGGTGGGCGACAAACGCCTGGTCGCCTATGTCGTGGCGCAGCCGGGCGCCCGGCTGGCGCGCGCGACCTTGCACGAACGGCTGACGCGGCAGCTGCCCGCCTACATGGTCCCGGCGGCCTGGGTATTCCTGGACACCATGCCGCTCAACCCGAACGGCAAGATCGACCGGGCCGCCCTGCCCGCGCCGGACGACGCGAGCACGCCACGCGACAGCGCTTACACGGCGCCGCGCAATGCCACCGAGAGCCTGCTGGCCGGCATCTGGGCGCGCATCCTTGGCATGCAGGAGGTCGGCATCCACGACGGCTTCCGTTCGCTGGGCGGCAGTTCGCTGCAGGCGGTGGACGTGGCCTACGCCATCGGCCGCGCGCGCAGCGTGTCGTCACGCATCACGCCACCCCTGGGCAATATCACCATCGCTGACTATGCGCCGGTGGTGGAACGGGACCTCGGTCACAGCGGCAGCGAAGACGACGGCGGCGGCGAGATCGACGAGCAGGTGCCGTCGTCCGCACAGGAGCAGGTCTGCTTCCTGGAAGCGCTGGACGACGATGCCTGGCGCGCGTACCGTTGCCACTCGCGCCTGCGCTTGTGCGGCGCGCTCGATATCGGGCGGCTGACCCAGGCCCTGAAGGAGCTGGTCGCGCGACATGAAATCCTGCGCACGAGCTTCGTGCAACGTGACGGCCGCCTGCAGCGCCGCGTTGCCGCCAGCGCGACCGTGACGCTCGAGTGCACCGACTTCTCGGCCCTGTCGGGCGAGCAGCGCGAGGCCGCATTGGCGGCGCAGATGGTCGAGGAACTGCAGTATCGCTTCACCCTGGCCGACGCACCGTTGATCCGGTGGCGGCTGTACAAGCTGTCGGCGCAGCAGCACGTGCTGCTGCAAACGGAACACCACAACGTCCACGACGGACTGTCGTTCCGCATCCTGCTGCGCGACCTAGCCGAACTGTATAACGCCGCCATGCAGGGCCGTGCCGCGCTGCTGCCGGTCATTGAAGGGCAGTATGGCGACTACTGCAGGGAGGAAGCGCGCTGGCGTGCATCGCCCGCGTTCGCGCAGCAACTGCGCGCATGGGAACATCGCGTGGCGCCGTATCGCGACAAGCTGCACCTGTTCAGCGACCGCCCGCGCCGTGCCGGACGCGCGTTTTCCGGCGGCCAGGTGCGCATGCCCCTGGCGCCGGAACTGTTCCACCGCATCAATCGCACCGCCGCGCAGCTTGGCATTTCGCGTTACGTCCTGATGCTGGCGGCGTTTGCCGCCTTCTGCTCACGCTACGCGGCGCAACCGCAGTTCCTCATCGGCAGCGCGCTGGCGAACCGCAACGCCCTGCGCTACCAGTGGACCACCGGGATGTTCGTCAATATGGTGCCGGTCACCGTGGACGCCCAGCCCGATACCGGCTTCGATGGCTTCGCGCGCCAGCTTGCCGACGGCATGGACTTCGCGCTGGCGCACAGCACCGTGCCCCTGGCCGACATCGTCAAGTGCCTCGACCTGTCGCAACTGCTGCGCGGCCAGGCGCCGTTCAATGTCGGCTTCTCGTTCCACGATTCGCTACCGGAGGAACCGCACTTCGACGCGCTGCAGGTCGAGATCGAGCAAGCGCTGTCGAACGGTTCGTCGAAGTTCGACCTGAGCGTGGTCGGCGTGCTGACCAACGTGGGTGGCAACGCAGGTCTCGAGCTCTTGTTCGAATACAGCGATGCCGTGTTCGCACGACCGGAAGTCGAACGCATGACACGGCATTACCTGGTACTGCTGGAGGCGGCCCTGGCGGCCCCGGATACCCGGCTGCGCGACTTGCCGCTGTTGTCCGCCGCCGAGCGCCAGCGCGTGCTGGTGGAGTGGAACGCCACGCCGGCGCCACTGCAGCAGCAGCCGGCGCTGCTGCACCAGATGGTCGAGGCCCAGGCACGCGCCACGCCCGACGTGCCGGCCGTGCTGTGCGACGACAGCGTGCTGACCTATGCCGCGCTCGACGCGCGCGCCAACCAGCTCGCCCATCACCTGCGCGCGCTGGGCGTGGGCCCCGATACGCTGGTGGCCCTGTGCACCGAGCGCAGCGTGGAAATGGTCGTGGGCATGCTGGGCGTGCTCAAGGCCGGTGCGGCCTACGTACCGCTCGATCCCGACTACCCGCCCCAGCGCCTGGCCTTCATGCTGGACGATACCGCCGCGCCTGTCCTGCTCACGCAGCAGCGCCTGCTGGCGCAGCTGCCGCCGCACCGCGCCCGCACCCTGTGCCTCGACAGCGAATGGGAGCATATCGCCGCCGCGCCGGCCACCGCCCCGACCAACGTCACGCTGCCGCAGCACCTGGCCTATTGCATCTATACGTCCGGCTCCACCGGCGGGCCGAAAGGCGCCATCAACACCCACCAGGGTGTTGCCAACCTGCTGCGCTGGTACACGTCGCCGCCGCTGGCGATGGCCAGTGGCGAGCGCATCGTGCTGGCCAGCTCGCTCAGCTTCGACCTCACGCAGAAGAACATCCTCGGCACGCTGAGCGCGGGCGGCACCCTGGTCGTACCGGCCGGTCCGACCGCCGATGCGGCCCTGTTCCAGGCCGCGCTGGCACGGCACCGCCCGACCCGCGTCAACTGCGCGCCGTCGGCTTATCGCGCCCTGATGGAAGGCTGCACGGACAATCCCTTGCGCACCGTCGTGCTCGGCGGCGAGCCGATCGATCACGTGCTGATGGCCGAGCTGGCCGCCCGCGACATCGACCTGGTCAACTCCTATGGCCCGACCGAGTGTGCCGACGTGGCCCTGTACTGCCTGCGCCGCCCCGACGCCAGCGGCGACGGCATCGCGCTGGGCCGGCCGCTGCCCAATGTGCAGGTCTACCTGCTCGACCAGGCCCTGCAGCCGGTGCCGGTCGGCGTGACCGGTGAAATCCATATCGCCGGCATCGGCCTGGCCCGTGGTTACCTGAACCGTCCCGACCTGACGGCCGAACGGTTCATCCCCGATCCGCACGGGGCGCCGGGCAGCCGGATGTACCGCACGGGCGACCTGGGCCGTTATCTGCCCGACGGCAGCATCGAATTCCTCGGCCGGATCGACCACCAGGTCAAGATCCGCGGCTTCCGCATCGAACTGGGCGAAATCGAAGGCGCCCTGCTGCGCTGCCCCGGCGTACGCGAAGCCGCGGTGCTGGCCCGCGCCGACGGCGGCGAGGAAAAACGACTGGTCGCCTACCTGGTACCGCAACCCGGCACGACGCTCGAACATACCGCGCTGCACGCCCAGCTGCTGCAAAGCCTGCCCGCCTACATGGTGCCCAGTGCCTGGGTGACCCTTGACGCGATGCCGCTCAACCCGAATGGCAAGATCGACCGCTTCGCCCTGCCGGCACCGGTGGCGCCGACCAGCGCTCCCGAGAGCGACGCCGCAGCCGCTGCCGACCCAGCGATCCAGGCGCTGCTGGCGATCGTGCGCGAACTGGTGCCGGGAGTGGCCATCGCCGCCGGCGACGACCTGGTCGCGAAAGGCCTGCATTCGATCGCCATGATGCGCCTGGTCGCGCTGTGCAAGGAACGCCTGGGCGTGACCATTCGCGTGCGCGACGTCTTCAGGCTGGCGACGGTCGATGCGATCGCCAACGCGATCCGCGAGGCCGGCGCATGACGGCGCGTGAGCAGCTGCCAGCCCTGCTGGCAGCACGACGGCAGGGAAACTGGTCGTTCTGGCCGCTGGCCGAATGCCGCAGTGCCGGCTTTCCCGTCACCCAAGTACTGGACCTGGCGGCAAGCGATTGCGCGGCGGCGGCCGACCGCTGCTGCGCCGCCGCCGCCCATGCCGATGCGCTGTGGAACGCGCTGCGGCGCGACGTCAAGGCCCGTATCAGGGAGTACCTGGAACAGATTCGCCAGCTGCCGCCAGAGCAGCAAGCCGACTCCCCCCTGCACGCGCGCCTGCCGCCGCTGCGCCAGGCGGCCAAGCTGATCGATCGGCGTCGGATCGATGCGCTGGCGGACTTCGTACCGCCAGCGCAATGGACGGCGCTGCACGCGGCCGGCACCGACCTGGCCAGCGCCATGGCGGCGTATCAGGAACGGCATGCGCAGGCGATGGCCCACGTGGCCTCGATCGCCCGGCGCCTGGTCCAGGAAGAGCGTTTCCGCGAGGCTGTGACGTGGCAGAATGCGCGCGGCGCGGGCACCGCCTTCGAGGCTTTCGACACGGCCGACGAGACGTCGGCACGCGTGCGCCGCAGTGTCGAGCTGGTGGCCAGCTACCTGCAGCGCTACTGCACCAAGAACGACACCATCGGCTTCTTCGGGCCGGTCGGCTGGGCCCACTTCGTGCCGGATGCGCCGGCGCTGTCGCTGCGCCCCGGTCCGGCGTTGCTGGCGCAGCGCCACGTCTATTTCGAGGACTGGGCCATCGAAGCGCTGGCCCAGCGGCTGTCCGCGCGGCCCGAGCTGCTGGCCTGGATGCCGGCGCGCCGCATGGCCTTCGTACGGGTGGAGCGCAACCGCCTGCATTTGCCGGGCGGCGCCAGCCTGCCGTTGAGCGCGGAAGAAAGCGCCCTGCTGCTGGCCTGCGACGGCACGCGCACCGCGCGCCAGATCGCCGCGCTGATGCTGGCGCAGCCCTTCCTCGGTTTCGACAGCGAGCAAGAGGTCTACGACATGCTCGCCGCATTGCAGCGTCAACAGCGCATCCACTGGGGCTTTGCCGTCCGGGCCGCCGACGCTTACCCGGAACGGCACCTGCGCGACCAGCTTGCCGCCATCGACGACGCGCCCCTGCGCGAGAACGCGCTGGCCGGCCTGGATCGCCTCGAAGCGGCGCGTGCGGTATTGAAGGATGCCGCCGGCAGCGCCACGCGCACGCGCGCCGCGATCGATGCCTTGAACGACGTGTTCGAGGACGTCGCGGGCGTCGCAGCCAGCCGGCGCGGCGGCGAAACCTATGGCGCGCGCACGGTCGTGTACGAGGATACGGTGCGGGACATGCAGGTGGAACTCGGCCATGCGCTGGCCGAGCAGCTGCATCCGCCGCTCGACCTCGTGCTGACCAGCGCCCGCTGGTATTGCCATCGCCTGGCACGATTGTTCCAGGCGGAGTGGCACGCGATTTTCGACCGGATCGGTGCCTCGCCGTCGTCCGGGACCGCGCGCAGCGCGCCCTTCGCCACGTTCTGGCTGCACGCGCAGGCCCTGCTGTTCGGTGCGGAAGCATTGAATACCTCGGCCCTGCAGCAGGAGCTGTGCGACAAATGGGCGACGCTGCTGCGGCTGGACGACGCTCCGGCCGCCGCGCCCGTGCAGCGCGCCAGCCAGGAACTCGCGGCAGCCGTGCAGGCCAGCTTTGCCGCCCCGGACTGTGGCTGGCG from Pseudoduganella armeniaca includes the following:
- a CDS encoding diiron oxygenase; this translates as MQRLVYSWPKRAGVRHGTLDDVADSYDPALPDYPLALLPFRDHPAFVRLSAEKQNDILTLAWLAYNRRVIHIEETVTNPAIGMILRGELPGAEQLHVRQALQQTQIDEQYHLMLHELAMHKTMALRGIDQPVQFPPSLIYVGLVRLQEGAADWQKELLCLIWAAVSEMTINGYLDMLANDTSIQPAHTYICKLHNKDEYSHNKIFVEITKSVFQGLNAEQRAFFLQVLPEALALFAGQDFSVWQAVLERAGVAEASAIIADCSAEAARKKMISDTSATERLAEELAAYAD
- a CDS encoding TonB-dependent receptor plug domain-containing protein, giving the protein MLMKYGASSQLQRRVIYCTLSFMIADSAYAQSSEKEMAVVQVTGSADAGRREATVAKAIVTREEMLRFGDNALVDVLRRVPGVTVVDGQGRGSEVRMRGLGAGYTQILINGEPAAPGFSLDSIPPSAIERIEVSRVATADASAQAMAGSINLILKQVARKAQSELKASLAGYGGNPSVYLDAMHSDKRDDFSYVLQGGLSRDENTWPFLIDQQAYDPAGAPTMARRTDKRETGTGRTASLTPRLNWKLGNGDSMALDGLYQWRGVHAGTDEERSAAFGKAPLYASDILRLNMDTVLARTAWNWSHRLPQDAVLDVKLVNNYNHRKSRAKFDAFDSGGGNVLDERTLSEFSDVSWTLAGKYRTPWRAGHAVALGWDVQSSQRDEERDQRQRAPAGYPALTVADRYEAEVTRLALFAQDEWDFTQRSSIYAGLRWEGLRTDTTGTSIVGVRNRSSVFSPVLQLVWKLPDSKSDQVRVGLSRTYKAPNTRDLMPRRYVATDNTATTPDLQGNPALLPELAWGADVAYEHYLGDAGLVSVSGNVRDIKNVIVQELSSQNDVWLSRPVNAGDARVAGVEFEGKANLAKLAPQWPALDVRLNLARNWSEVRSVPGPHNRLDKQTPASALFGLDYGPPGQPWRLGSSFSWQQGGPVRLSRTQRIDSNARRILDAYGSWRFHNGNQLRLSISNMLHENTILSSEYFSAEGSLRQTSSMRNRTVARITLEIK
- a CDS encoding phosphopantetheine-binding protein encodes the protein MPLNPNGKIDRFALPAPVAPTSAPESDAAAAADPAIQALLAIVRELVPGVAIAAGDDLVAKGLHSIAMMRLVALCKERLGVTIRVRDVFRLATVDAIANAIREAGA
- a CDS encoding lantibiotic dehydratase is translated as MTAREQLPALLAARRQGNWSFWPLAECRSAGFPVTQVLDLAASDCAAAADRCCAAAAHADALWNALRRDVKARIREYLEQIRQLPPEQQADSPLHARLPPLRQAAKLIDRRRIDALADFVPPAQWTALHAAGTDLASAMAAYQERHAQAMAHVASIARRLVQEERFREAVTWQNARGAGTAFEAFDTADETSARVRRSVELVASYLQRYCTKNDTIGFFGPVGWAHFVPDAPALSLRPGPALLAQRHVYFEDWAIEALAQRLSARPELLAWMPARRMAFVRVERNRLHLPGGASLPLSAEESALLLACDGTRTARQIAALMLAQPFLGFDSEQEVYDMLAALQRQQRIHWGFAVRAADAYPERHLRDQLAAIDDAPLRENALAGLDRLEAARAVLKDAAGSATRTRAAIDALNDVFEDVAGVAASRRGGETYGARTVVYEDTVRDMQVELGHALAEQLHPPLDLVLTSARWYCHRLARLFQAEWHAIFDRIGASPSSGTARSAPFATFWLHAQALLFGAEALNTSALQQELCDKWATLLRLDDAPAAAPVQRASQELAAAVQASFAAPDCGWRSACHHSPDVMLAAADSDAINRGEFLFVLGEIHLGLNTLVNQSALNQAADAGAVLARLRADRRAPRLVPLLSRDGTRQPIRVQTVVDVGHDIELCFSHDVRPLHPATALNIGDLVVEEQAGALEVRTVDGKQRFALLDVFSEFLSGFAADKFRLLPPASHRARITLDRLVVQRASWRFACADLPFLHTANAADAYLALRQWCAEQRLPRWVFVKLPWEKKPFYVDFDSPLLAQMLIRQLRNAQARGETSTAQLSLSEMLPGHEQSWLRDAAGAPYTSELRLVAVQETDLPAAPGAPAGSPAA